In Bifidobacterium adolescentis ATCC 15703, the sequence GATCATCACCGAAATCGGCGGCACCGTCGGCGACATTGAATCCCAGCCGTTCCTGGAGGCCGCTCGTGAAGTACGCCGCGACCTGGGCGCCGAAAACTGCATGTTCGTGCACGTCTCCCTGGTGCCGTACATCGCCGCCGCGCATGAGCTCAAGACCAAGCCGACCCAGCATTCCGTCATGATGCTGCGCCAGCTCGGCATCTCCCCGGACGCGCTCGTGCTGCGTTCCGACCGGCCGCTCAACCAGTCCATCAAGGACAAGATCTCCCTGATGTGCGACGTGGACTCCGAAGGCGTCGTCAACTGCGTGGACGCTCCGAGCATCTACGACGTGCCGAAGACCCTGTTCGACGAAGGCCTCGACGCCTACGTGGTGCGTGAACTCGGCCTGCCGTTCCATGACGTCGACTGGGACGAGTGGGAGGACCTGCTCGAACGCGTGCACCATCCGAAGCACGAGGTCAACGTGGCCATCGTCGGCAAGTACATTGACCTGCCGGACGCCTACCTGTCCGTCACCGAGGCCATCAAGGCCGGCGGCTTCGCCAACTGGGCCAAGGTCAACGTCAAGTGGGTGGCCGCCGACAAGTGCGCCACCGAAGAAGGCGCCGCGGCGGCCCTCGACCAGGTCGACGGCATCGTGATTCCGGGCGGCTTCGGCATCCGTGGCATCGACGGCAAGATCGGCGCCCTGCGTTACGCCCGCGAGCACAAGCTGCCGGCCCTCGGCCTGTGCCTCGGTCTGCAGTCCATGGTCATCGAATACGCACGCGATGTCCTCGGCATCACCGACGCGAACTCCTCCGAATTCGATCCGGATTGCGCCAACCCGGTCATCGCCACCATGGAAGAGCAGAAGGACATCGTCGCCGGCAAGGGCGACATGGGTCACACCAT encodes:
- a CDS encoding CTP synthase translates to MVRRQHGNSQEHVTKHIFVTGGVVSSLGKGLTASSLGRLLRSRGIKVLQQKLDPYINVDPGTMNPFQHGEVYVTEDGAETDLDIGHYERFLDVYLSQKANVTTGQIYQEVLRKERAGEYLGQCVQVIPHITNEIKSRMRAQASDDVDVIITEIGGTVGDIESQPFLEAAREVRRDLGAENCMFVHVSLVPYIAAAHELKTKPTQHSVMMLRQLGISPDALVLRSDRPLNQSIKDKISLMCDVDSEGVVNCVDAPSIYDVPKTLFDEGLDAYVVRELGLPFHDVDWDEWEDLLERVHHPKHEVNVAIVGKYIDLPDAYLSVTEAIKAGGFANWAKVNVKWVAADKCATEEGAAAALDQVDGIVIPGGFGIRGIDGKIGALRYAREHKLPALGLCLGLQSMVIEYARDVLGITDANSSEFDPDCANPVIATMEEQKDIVAGKGDMGHTMRLGSYPAELEEGSIVAELYGTTHVTERHRHRYEVNVAYKDRLREGGLVISGQSPDGELTEFVELPREVHPFYVATQAHPEFKSRPTKPHPLFAGLVKAALDHQQAR